A DNA window from Halorubrum sp. DM2 contains the following coding sequences:
- a CDS encoding MATE family efflux transporter: MSDEPPVDPGDPSDAPDDPATAPDEHADADESDQPDERGDDSPDGSDAPLDDDSITEGSLLRPLFRLAWPIVVIQLLQVTYNIVDTLYLGRLSAEAVGAISLAFPLIFLLIAVAGGFTTAGAILVAQYTGADGDGSAGLVAGQTIFTVMVLSVFIGIGGYFYTRPALELLPSDADTAATVIPLAADYMEVIFAGIPLMFGFFVFSALMRGYGDTRTPMAVMFISVLLNVLLDPFFIFGFDGNPLFGLLAGVPGLAALDPIGLEATLLSATGITGLGIRGAALATILSRGVATAIGLWVLFGTDYGPDVTLGHLAPDLDFIRDIFRLGLPSSVEQTTSALAMITLTAMIVTFSPPVVAAYGLGNRLISLVFLPAMGLGRAIDTMVGQNLGANRADRAAKAVKFAATTGAGVMFLVAVVAVAFTEPIVGAFLGDVPDAPATIEYAVEYVRIRSVEFAFIGVSQVILGAFRGAGNTKTAMIISILTLWVGRVASVAYLVFVAGWGETGVWVGMALGNVLGAVVGVAWFARGTWTERYIDDPDPGVDPVGDD, translated from the coding sequence GTGAGCGACGAGCCTCCGGTCGATCCGGGCGACCCCTCCGACGCGCCGGACGACCCCGCTACCGCCCCGGATGAACACGCCGACGCCGACGAGTCCGACCAGCCCGATGAGCGCGGCGACGACTCGCCGGACGGGTCGGACGCTCCCCTCGACGACGACTCGATCACCGAGGGGAGTCTCCTCCGCCCGCTGTTCCGGCTAGCGTGGCCGATCGTCGTCATCCAACTGTTACAGGTGACGTACAACATCGTCGACACCCTCTACCTCGGCCGGCTCTCGGCGGAGGCCGTCGGCGCGATTAGCCTCGCGTTCCCCCTCATCTTCCTTCTGATCGCGGTCGCCGGCGGGTTCACGACCGCGGGCGCGATCCTCGTCGCGCAGTACACCGGTGCCGACGGCGACGGCTCGGCGGGACTCGTCGCGGGACAGACCATCTTCACCGTCATGGTACTGTCCGTGTTCATCGGTATCGGCGGCTACTTCTACACTCGCCCGGCCCTCGAACTCCTCCCGAGCGACGCGGACACCGCGGCGACGGTGATCCCGCTCGCGGCCGACTACATGGAGGTGATCTTCGCCGGCATTCCGCTGATGTTCGGCTTCTTCGTCTTCTCGGCGCTGATGCGCGGCTACGGCGACACCCGGACGCCGATGGCGGTCATGTTCATTTCCGTCCTCCTGAACGTCCTCCTCGACCCGTTCTTCATCTTCGGCTTCGACGGGAATCCGCTGTTCGGGTTGCTCGCGGGCGTCCCCGGTCTCGCCGCGCTCGACCCGATCGGGCTGGAGGCGACCCTGCTCTCGGCGACGGGGATCACCGGACTCGGGATCAGGGGCGCTGCGCTCGCGACGATCCTCTCTCGCGGCGTCGCGACCGCCATCGGGCTCTGGGTCCTGTTCGGGACCGACTACGGGCCCGACGTGACGCTCGGCCACCTCGCGCCCGACCTCGATTTCATCCGCGACATCTTCCGGCTCGGGCTCCCCTCCAGCGTCGAGCAGACGACGAGCGCGCTCGCGATGATCACGCTCACGGCGATGATCGTCACGTTCTCGCCGCCCGTCGTCGCCGCCTACGGGCTGGGCAACCGCCTCATCTCGCTCGTGTTCCTGCCCGCGATGGGACTGGGGCGCGCAATCGACACGATGGTCGGACAGAACCTCGGCGCGAACCGCGCCGACCGCGCGGCCAAGGCGGTGAAGTTCGCCGCGACGACCGGCGCGGGCGTGATGTTCCTCGTCGCGGTCGTCGCCGTCGCGTTCACCGAACCGATCGTCGGGGCGTTCCTCGGCGACGTACCGGACGCGCCCGCGACGATCGAGTACGCGGTCGAGTACGTCCGGATCCGCTCGGTCGAGTTCGCCTTCATCGGCGTCTCACAGGTGATCCTCGGCGCGTTCCGCGGCGCGGGCAACACGAAGACCGCGATGATCATTTCGATCCTCACCCTCTGGGTGGGCCGGGTCGCCAGCGTGGCGTACCTCGTCTTCGTGGCCGGATGGGGCGAGACCGGCGTTTGGGTCGGCATGGCGCTCGGGAACGTCCTCGGCGCGGTCGTCGGCGTCGCATGGTTCGCGCGGGGCACGTGGACCGAGCGGTACATCGACGACCCCGACCCCGGCGTCGACCCCGTGGGCGACGACTGA
- a CDS encoding mechanosensitive ion channel family protein — MALPEPTPVPGLVSRLDRLGTRLADLPGADLLTVVAAVAVGVVVANFVVRLIGRPVARRVSRQSVAQTIVRGVRVATIGAALFVGLDAIDFPFGNLLLGTAVFTAAIGIILAPLVGNFINGVFILADQPFEIGDMIELEDGTTGFVEDITIRYTKIFTLDNTFLVVPNGTMRERDVTNFSAEDERTRRAIDVLVTYESDVPEARRRIERAARDCEAVIDGGPDIRIGVARYMAGPDCRLHEFGDNGILLRLRYWVKKPYKLAKVQSDVNTEIRERLGDPEADVTMAYPHRHLVFDDTSGVARVDAAADSAAVRASDPSTVRESDSPGDASSVPDAAGDVPDSAGSAFERDERPADDSGR, encoded by the coding sequence ATGGCCCTTCCCGAGCCGACGCCGGTCCCGGGACTCGTCTCGCGGCTCGACCGGCTCGGCACTCGGCTCGCGGACCTCCCGGGGGCCGACCTCCTGACGGTCGTCGCGGCCGTCGCGGTCGGCGTCGTCGTCGCCAACTTCGTCGTGCGGCTGATCGGCCGCCCCGTGGCGCGCCGCGTGTCGCGACAGAGCGTCGCGCAGACGATCGTCCGCGGCGTTCGGGTGGCGACGATCGGGGCCGCGCTGTTCGTCGGACTCGACGCCATCGACTTCCCGTTCGGGAACCTCCTCTTAGGGACCGCGGTGTTCACCGCCGCCATCGGTATCATTCTCGCGCCGCTGGTGGGGAACTTCATCAACGGCGTGTTCATCCTCGCGGACCAGCCGTTCGAGATCGGCGACATGATCGAGTTAGAGGACGGGACGACCGGGTTCGTCGAGGACATCACGATCCGATACACGAAGATATTCACCCTCGATAACACCTTCCTCGTCGTGCCGAACGGGACGATGCGCGAGCGCGACGTGACCAACTTCTCCGCGGAGGACGAGCGCACCCGGCGGGCGATCGACGTGCTCGTCACCTACGAGAGCGACGTCCCGGAGGCCCGCCGTCGCATCGAGCGCGCGGCGCGCGACTGCGAGGCCGTCATCGACGGCGGCCCCGACATCCGCATCGGCGTGGCCCGGTACATGGCGGGTCCCGACTGCCGGCTCCACGAGTTCGGCGACAACGGGATCTTACTCCGGCTCCGGTACTGGGTGAAAAAGCCGTACAAGCTGGCGAAGGTCCAGTCGGACGTGAACACCGAGATCCGCGAGCGGCTCGGGGATCCGGAGGCGGATGTCACGATGGCGTACCCGCACCGCCACCTCGTCTTCGACGACACCTCGGGCGTCGCGCGCGTCGACGCCGCCGCCGACTCGGCCGCGGTCCGTGCGTCGGATCCGTCCACGGTCCGCGAGTCAGACTCTCCCGGCGACGCGTCCTCCGTCCCGGACGCCGCTGGCGACGTTCCGGATTCCGCCGGCTCCGCGTTTGAACGCGACGAACGGCCCGCAGACGACTCGGGACGGTAA
- a CDS encoding PAC2 family protein, translating into MSRPPADPTIPRFSVEHDSQPGSTLIAGFSSFGLAGLTAVDYLVDNLDLEETGHVRIDGLPSITPFTKGTPRHPIRLYSAPDLDITLLVAEQFVPPMPGGLLADALLDWTAANGVSEIAVLAGVPVAHGPDAHRTFHVATEDYRAARLGEGTDVPAMESGFLDGANAGLLERGIDSPLGVGVFVTPVHAQAPDVDAAVRLVDTANAVYDLGVDAAPLEAFAEEIRRHYEDLAERIEEREPEGSYDRMYM; encoded by the coding sequence ATGTCGCGACCGCCCGCGGATCCGACGATACCGAGGTTCAGCGTCGAACACGACTCGCAGCCGGGAAGCACGCTGATCGCCGGATTCTCGTCGTTCGGGCTCGCCGGCCTGACCGCCGTCGACTATCTCGTCGATAATCTCGACCTCGAAGAGACGGGTCACGTCCGGATCGACGGCCTCCCGTCGATCACGCCGTTCACCAAGGGGACGCCCCGGCATCCGATCCGGCTGTACTCCGCCCCGGACCTCGACATCACCCTGCTGGTCGCCGAGCAGTTCGTTCCCCCCATGCCCGGCGGGCTGCTCGCCGACGCGCTCCTCGACTGGACGGCGGCGAACGGCGTCTCCGAGATCGCGGTGCTGGCGGGCGTCCCGGTGGCGCACGGTCCCGACGCCCACCGGACCTTCCACGTCGCCACCGAGGACTACCGCGCCGCGCGCCTCGGGGAGGGGACCGACGTGCCCGCGATGGAGTCCGGCTTCCTCGACGGGGCGAACGCCGGACTGCTCGAACGCGGGATCGACTCCCCGCTCGGCGTCGGCGTGTTCGTCACGCCGGTCCACGCGCAGGCCCCCGACGTCGACGCCGCGGTGCGGCTCGTCGACACGGCGAACGCGGTGTACGACCTCGGCGTCGACGCGGCCCCGCTGGAGGCGTTCGCCGAGGAGATCCGCCGCCACTACGAGGACCTCGCCGAGCGGATCGAGGAGCGGGAGCCGGAGGGGAGCTACGACCGGATGTATATGTAA
- a CDS encoding TrmB family transcriptional regulator, with the protein MTDDLRDTLDRVGDRFNLGEYEIDAYLAVLEHGELTASDIADRTDIPQPRVYDTVRSLSDRGLVELRESRPMKIVAVDPEDAFGDLRSSFAEMVDELEARYTAPTRETEAVSLVKSRSTILRYLEEVIANAEYELAVSLTPGLLRRFRDELAAKVAAGVSVELLVTPASNAPDPTEFDYLEVATIARARRGITTPVLAVGDGEYSVYATQDALRDDRERYGVIFNRSALGFLVSGFFGTVLWTTAETLAADGEERPFPRRYASIRRAVKDVREFDGEEFYATVEGRDIETGEEVTVRGKVVDVAFVDTEEVASLVVDTENGRVEIGGRVAALEDVEGQEIVIGRGEPPAL; encoded by the coding sequence ATGACGGACGACCTTCGGGACACCCTCGACCGCGTCGGGGACCGGTTCAACCTCGGCGAGTACGAGATCGACGCGTACCTCGCGGTGTTGGAACACGGCGAACTCACCGCCAGCGACATCGCCGACCGCACCGACATCCCGCAGCCGCGGGTGTACGACACCGTTCGGAGCCTCTCGGACCGCGGGCTCGTCGAACTCCGCGAGTCGCGGCCGATGAAGATCGTCGCCGTCGACCCCGAGGACGCCTTCGGCGACCTGCGTTCGTCGTTCGCGGAGATGGTGGACGAACTGGAGGCGCGTTACACTGCGCCGACCCGCGAGACGGAGGCGGTGTCGCTCGTGAAGTCGCGGTCGACGATCCTCCGGTACCTCGAAGAGGTGATCGCGAACGCGGAGTACGAGCTGGCGGTGTCGCTCACGCCCGGCCTCCTCAGGCGGTTCCGCGACGAGCTCGCCGCAAAGGTCGCCGCGGGGGTCAGCGTCGAGCTGCTCGTCACGCCCGCGTCGAACGCCCCCGACCCGACCGAGTTCGACTACCTGGAGGTCGCGACCATCGCCCGCGCGCGCCGGGGGATCACCACGCCCGTCCTCGCGGTCGGCGACGGCGAGTACTCCGTGTACGCCACCCAAGACGCCCTGCGCGACGACCGCGAGCGCTACGGGGTCATCTTCAACCGCTCCGCGCTCGGCTTCCTCGTCTCCGGCTTCTTCGGGACCGTCCTGTGGACGACCGCGGAGACGCTCGCCGCCGACGGGGAGGAACGACCCTTCCCGCGCCGCTACGCCTCCATCCGGCGCGCCGTCAAGGACGTCCGCGAGTTCGACGGCGAGGAGTTCTACGCGACCGTCGAGGGCCGCGACATCGAGACCGGCGAGGAGGTGACGGTCCGCGGGAAGGTCGTCGACGTCGCGTTCGTCGACACCGAGGAGGTCGCGTCGCTGGTCGTCGACACCGAGAACGGCCGCGTCGAGATCGGCGGCCGCGTCGCCGCCCTCGAAGATGTCGAGGGACAAGAGATCGTGATCGGCCGCGGCGAGCCGCCGGCGCTTTGA